A stretch of the Thermofilum adornatum genome encodes the following:
- a CDS encoding DUF438 domain-containing protein gives MSTNLEKIETLKTIIKLLHEGKSVQELKEQYSDLLRQVSPLEIPFLEQQLVREGLVSVNDILKLCDLHVELFRESLETRTLQGVPSGHPLDLLMKENDWIAKRAEILGMYASSLLAADQARTPGLLENINRILGDLKKLRLHYRKLQMIVFPYLERRGIIAVPRVLWGREDQALRKLRELSTEIDSKLKSKEAIDHKNLAGRLLELSREIQDLAFREAKILFPALWTLLGEGEWVAIHEIAGEFGYIVDVDIHAWKPNVEPVLPYQIKPIITDEQLARVPEEFRQVVAEKLVPDDYQVNRDGDLNLSTGFLDKVELEGIFKALPLEITFADTNRRVRLFTKSETAEGFPRAKTIIGRRLEFCHPPRLENYVKLNVEKLERGQERYRVFWTRMGDRILRVIVSRVNDSNGQLVGILEIVEDFTEILNNRDEILKKVVVL, from the coding sequence GTGTCAACAAATTTGGAAAAGATAGAGACCTTGAAAACAATTATCAAGCTATTGCATGAGGGGAAAAGCGTCCAGGAGCTAAAGGAACAATATTCAGATCTTCTTAGACAGGTTTCACCCTTGGAGATACCATTCCTGGAACAACAGCTAGTAAGAGAAGGACTTGTGTCGGTGAACGATATACTTAAACTGTGCGATCTACATGTAGAGCTTTTCAGGGAGTCACTCGAAACCAGGACACTACAAGGTGTGCCCAGTGGTCATCCACTGGACCTCCTAATGAAGGAAAACGACTGGATTGCAAAGAGGGCCGAGATCCTTGGAATGTATGCCTCCTCTCTATTGGCGGCAGATCAGGCCAGGACTCCTGGTCTTCTGGAAAACATTAACAGGATTCTAGGTGACCTGAAAAAGTTGAGGCTACATTACAGGAAGCTCCAGATGATAGTTTTTCCCTACCTTGAGAGGAGGGGCATCATCGCTGTTCCAAGAGTCCTCTGGGGAAGAGAAGACCAAGCACTCCGCAAACTACGTGAATTGTCAACAGAGATCGATTCCAAGCTGAAGAGCAAAGAAGCTATAGACCACAAAAACCTTGCTGGCCGCCTCTTAGAGCTCTCCCGTGAAATACAGGACTTGGCTTTTCGAGAAGCCAAGATTCTGTTCCCAGCACTCTGGACATTGCTTGGCGAAGGAGAGTGGGTTGCGATACACGAAATTGCCGGCGAATTCGGCTACATTGTGGATGTCGACATACATGCTTGGAAACCTAACGTTGAGCCCGTACTGCCCTACCAAATCAAGCCTATAATAACAGATGAACAGCTAGCAAGGGTTCCCGAAGAATTCAGACAAGTCGTCGCCGAAAAACTGGTGCCAGACGACTATCAAGTAAACCGAGATGGAGACCTAAACCTGTCGACGGGTTTCCTGGACAAAGTTGAATTAGAAGGCATATTCAAGGCTCTTCCACTAGAGATAACCTTTGCCGACACAAACAGGCGAGTCAGGTTATTCACCAAGAGCGAGACAGCAGAAGGGTTCCCCAGGGCGAAAACAATTATTGGCAGGAGGCTAGAGTTCTGCCACCCACCAAGGCTCGAAAACTATGTGAAACTAAACGTCGAAAAATTAGAGCGAGGCCAAGAGAGATACAGGGTCTTCTGGACCAGGATGGGAGACAGGATACTCCGAGTAATTGTTTCTAGGGTAAACGATTCGAATGGACAGCTAGTAGGCATCCTGGAGATAGTCGAAGACTTCACTGAAATTCTTAATAACAGAGACGAAATATTAAAGAAAGTAGTGGTACTCTAG
- a CDS encoding molybdopterin-dependent oxidoreductase, translating to MTDTTSRTSLSRREFLKAAGIVGVTATMSTPTLRLLKPQTQRTEAQGEEKWVPTICMMCPAACQLLVRVRDGKIEKIEGNPKGPINLGKICARGQSALFRTYNPDRLKKPLIRNDPGQRGSFTGFTEASWDQALDAVASHLKKLISEGRIKEVAMIGGWPLCLYLEPLMKAFAETIGTPNAIGIPGGACFFPKAFGWSSAIGVGTHAQILTDYENIKYLVVIRRNFFGSISVVHGTRAGQKIGNYKLVVVDPRFSETAAKADLWLPIRPGTDLAFLLALINVVISEGLYDADFLRKFTNAPMLVAEDGTPLTAGTDAAGKIKYLVWDLAQNKAVKHEEAILPALEGEFTVGDKKAKPVFQILKEKVADYTPEWAEKITGIPAATIRQVGIEFGKTRPAAVDTGWHDPKYKNSVMTWRAAAILNALVGGLIKDGIIITGVGSTATPTPDVSEESVMRIWGTKQGVAMASKGFTFQGFLDAIEKGDPYKISTVFLFTTNLAMTGPDSTRWRNAFKKLEKVIAVDIYPNDTVLYADIVLPEHSFLERDDPLYGMAYAPVLGFHTRVAAVQPLYDTRHVIDIVVGIVKRLGEDYYNKFWVNFAKALGAADPQAMGAKLKDAYEKEGVKGIRKVQASARNLDVAKLESEGLIVVKDAVTLRKEMIQKTLNGQLLTPSGRIEIFSFALNNIKAKKGYQPYWDPIVAWAEPEVYGKADGKTTFYVVYGRVPTMTHTSTADEPFLSVLTPEFKRMAWINRSVAESLGIKKGDKIKLISVETGASVEAVAFPTDLVREDTIWVSSDFGHKSEALHFTKFGVPYHTLTGVKADPVAGGIMSQEVVVRVEKA from the coding sequence ATGACCGATACAACCAGCAGAACCAGTTTAAGCCGCAGAGAATTCCTCAAGGCCGCTGGGATCGTCGGCGTAACAGCAACCATGTCCACACCTACACTTAGGCTTCTCAAGCCCCAAACACAGAGAACTGAAGCCCAGGGAGAGGAGAAGTGGGTTCCCACAATATGCATGATGTGTCCTGCAGCGTGCCAGCTATTGGTTAGGGTTAGAGACGGCAAGATTGAGAAGATTGAGGGTAATCCAAAGGGGCCTATAAACCTTGGTAAAATATGTGCGAGGGGCCAGTCTGCACTGTTTAGGACATATAACCCGGACAGGCTGAAAAAGCCGCTTATCAGGAACGACCCCGGACAGAGGGGCAGTTTCACCGGCTTCACGGAGGCAAGCTGGGACCAGGCGCTCGACGCTGTGGCTTCTCACTTGAAGAAGCTGATCTCTGAGGGAAGAATAAAGGAAGTTGCCATGATCGGGGGCTGGCCCCTCTGTCTCTACCTTGAGCCTTTAATGAAGGCCTTTGCAGAAACTATTGGCACTCCCAATGCTATAGGAATACCCGGAGGGGCATGCTTCTTCCCCAAAGCTTTCGGATGGTCTAGTGCTATCGGTGTAGGCACTCACGCTCAGATCCTCACAGACTACGAAAACATAAAGTATCTCGTTGTTATAAGGAGAAACTTCTTTGGAAGCATCTCAGTGGTGCACGGGACACGGGCAGGCCAGAAAATAGGAAACTACAAGCTCGTAGTTGTTGACCCGCGTTTCAGCGAGACAGCCGCCAAGGCTGACCTCTGGCTCCCAATAAGGCCTGGAACAGACCTAGCCTTCCTACTGGCACTAATCAACGTCGTAATTTCTGAGGGGCTCTACGACGCAGACTTCCTGAGAAAGTTTACAAACGCACCGATGCTTGTAGCAGAAGACGGCACGCCTTTAACTGCGGGAACTGACGCTGCTGGAAAGATCAAGTACCTTGTCTGGGACCTTGCACAGAACAAGGCAGTCAAGCACGAAGAAGCTATACTGCCCGCACTCGAGGGCGAGTTTACGGTTGGAGACAAGAAGGCAAAGCCCGTCTTCCAGATCCTCAAGGAAAAAGTAGCAGATTATACTCCAGAATGGGCAGAGAAAATAACCGGCATACCCGCCGCTACAATTAGGCAAGTCGGAATAGAGTTCGGAAAGACTAGGCCAGCCGCAGTAGACACTGGGTGGCACGACCCCAAGTATAAGAACAGCGTTATGACGTGGAGGGCAGCAGCTATCCTCAATGCCCTTGTTGGTGGCCTAATTAAGGACGGAATAATAATTACAGGTGTTGGTAGCACAGCTACACCAACTCCAGACGTCAGCGAGGAAAGCGTAATGAGAATATGGGGGACAAAGCAGGGCGTAGCCATGGCCTCTAAGGGCTTTACTTTCCAGGGCTTCCTAGACGCCATCGAGAAGGGAGACCCCTACAAGATCTCGACTGTTTTCCTGTTTACTACAAACCTAGCTATGACAGGCCCCGACTCTACAAGGTGGAGGAATGCCTTCAAGAAACTGGAGAAGGTTATTGCTGTAGACATTTATCCGAACGATACTGTTCTATACGCCGACATAGTATTGCCCGAGCATAGTTTCCTTGAAAGGGATGATCCCCTTTATGGAATGGCTTATGCGCCCGTGCTAGGCTTCCATACACGTGTGGCCGCCGTGCAACCACTCTACGACACACGACACGTTATAGACATCGTCGTAGGCATAGTGAAACGTCTAGGCGAGGACTACTATAACAAGTTCTGGGTAAACTTCGCAAAAGCACTAGGAGCCGCTGACCCACAGGCAATGGGAGCAAAGCTCAAAGATGCATACGAAAAAGAAGGGGTAAAAGGCATACGCAAGGTACAAGCCTCGGCGAGGAACCTCGACGTAGCTAAGCTCGAGAGCGAGGGACTCATCGTTGTCAAGGACGCTGTGACGCTCCGCAAGGAAATGATACAGAAGACGCTAAACGGCCAGCTGTTAACCCCGTCTGGACGGATCGAGATATTTAGCTTCGCATTGAACAACATAAAGGCAAAGAAGGGCTACCAGCCGTACTGGGATCCCATAGTTGCATGGGCAGAGCCAGAGGTATACGGCAAGGCCGACGGGAAGACAACTTTCTATGTGGTGTATGGGCGTGTCCCCACCATGACGCACACGTCTACTGCCGACGAGCCGTTCCTGTCAGTGCTGACCCCCGAGTTTAAGAGGATGGCATGGATAAACAGGAGCGTTGCTGAGAGCCTGGGCATAAAGAAGGGCGACAAGATAAAGCTGATAAGTGTTGAGACGGGAGCCAGCGTGGAGGCTGTCGCCTTCCCGACAGACCTTGTCAGAGAAGACACTATCTGGGTCTCAAGCGACTTTGGCCACAAGAGCGAGGCACTGCACTTTACCAAGTTCGGTGTACCATACCATACTTTGACAGGTGTAAAGGCTGACCCCGTGGCGGGTGGAATCATGTCACAGGAAGTTGTTGTTCGTGTTGAGAAGGCATGA
- a CDS encoding 4Fe-4S dicluster domain-containing protein, with product MARYGMVIDLNKCVGCGACVMACIAENRREQAFKAIAEGLPALENFKKRTYVNTYIVGTYPNVAVYYTHMICQHCENPPCVSVCPTGASFKTKDGIVLVDKTKCIGCEYCVQACPYGARFWDPYLRSIDKCTFCEHRLEKGMDPACVTTCPTGARLFGDLDDPNSAISKLVNSGATTVFKKEEGTKPKVFYILPMRKR from the coding sequence ATGGCTAGGTATGGAATGGTAATAGACCTGAACAAATGTGTCGGGTGTGGAGCCTGCGTGATGGCATGCATAGCCGAGAACCGCAGGGAGCAAGCATTCAAAGCTATCGCGGAAGGTCTGCCGGCTCTTGAGAACTTCAAGAAGAGAACCTACGTTAACACCTATATTGTGGGAACATACCCCAACGTAGCCGTCTACTATACCCACATGATTTGCCAGCACTGCGAGAACCCGCCTTGTGTCTCTGTATGTCCGACAGGTGCAAGCTTCAAGACAAAGGACGGCATTGTTCTAGTAGACAAGACAAAATGCATTGGATGCGAGTACTGCGTCCAAGCGTGCCCGTACGGTGCCAGGTTCTGGGACCCATACTTGAGGTCGATTGACAAGTGCACGTTCTGCGAGCACAGACTGGAGAAGGGTATGGATCCTGCATGTGTGACTACGTGCCCGACAGGTGCAAGGCTGTTTGGAGACCTCGACGACCCCAACAGTGCCATATCCAAGCTGGTCAACTCTGGCGCAACTACTGTATTCAAGAAGGAGGAGGGGACAAAGCCGAAGGTGTTTTATATTCTTCCCATGAGGAAGAGGTGA